The following coding sequences are from one Acidisarcina sp. window:
- a CDS encoding L-serine ammonia-lyase has translation MKTSLFDLYKVGIGPSSSHTMGPMRAARRFASALAQAGDLPKTTRVLVDLYGSLALTGRGHGTDRAILLGLSGEEPSTIDPATIERKLQQIRSTHTLPLMGGNGIQFQEAEDLLFHRDQMFPPGAVTQHPNGVRFTAFDSTQAVLSSWTYFSIGGGFILEDGEAPAKSAEVALPYPFSSAAELLEMAASHQLSIWELMLANECALKTGPDAAAQVREGIFHLWQVMQACVERGIAAEGILPGGLNVHRRAHRLAERLQTKAAAGHISDPLAPLDWVTVYAMAVNEENAAGGRVVTAPTNGAAGVIPAVAHYYRNFISEADDEGLLRYFLTSAAIGILYKENASISGAEVGCQGEVGVACSMAAGGLAAALGASNAQVEHAAEIGMEHNLGMTCDPIGGLVQIPCIERNAMGGVKAVHACRLALNETEGHKVSLDQVIRTMYLTGLDMQSRYKETSLAGLALNVIEC, from the coding sequence ATGAAGACAAGCTTGTTTGATCTCTATAAGGTGGGCATCGGCCCATCCAGTTCGCACACCATGGGTCCTATGCGGGCTGCGAGGCGCTTTGCTTCCGCGCTGGCACAGGCGGGCGACCTGCCAAAAACCACTCGCGTATTGGTGGATCTATATGGCTCGCTTGCGCTCACCGGGCGCGGCCATGGCACAGACCGCGCCATACTCCTGGGGTTAAGCGGCGAAGAGCCCAGCACGATCGATCCCGCAACCATAGAGCGCAAGCTCCAGCAGATTCGCAGCACGCACACTCTGCCGTTGATGGGCGGAAACGGAATCCAGTTTCAGGAAGCAGAGGATCTTCTATTCCATCGCGATCAGATGTTTCCGCCGGGCGCGGTGACGCAGCATCCGAACGGAGTCCGCTTTACAGCCTTTGATTCGACGCAGGCGGTCCTTTCGAGCTGGACCTATTTCTCGATTGGCGGCGGCTTCATCTTGGAGGATGGCGAGGCCCCCGCCAAAAGTGCAGAGGTTGCGCTGCCCTATCCATTTTCCAGTGCAGCGGAGTTGCTGGAGATGGCGGCGAGTCATCAGCTCTCCATCTGGGAGTTGATGCTGGCGAATGAATGCGCTCTGAAGACCGGCCCGGACGCTGCAGCCCAGGTACGCGAAGGCATCTTCCACCTGTGGCAGGTGATGCAGGCATGCGTGGAGCGGGGCATCGCCGCCGAAGGGATCCTTCCGGGCGGGTTGAATGTGCATCGCCGCGCTCACCGGCTTGCCGAACGGCTGCAAACGAAAGCGGCCGCAGGTCATATCTCCGATCCGCTTGCACCGCTGGACTGGGTAACGGTCTATGCAATGGCAGTGAACGAAGAGAATGCTGCGGGCGGCCGCGTGGTCACCGCTCCTACCAACGGAGCCGCGGGAGTGATCCCCGCTGTGGCGCACTACTATCGCAACTTCATCAGCGAAGCAGATGACGAGGGACTGCTGCGCTACTTCCTGACCTCTGCCGCAATCGGCATCCTCTACAAAGAGAATGCCTCCATCAGCGGGGCCGAAGTGGGCTGCCAGGGAGAGGTGGGGGTTGCCTGTTCCATGGCTGCAGGCGGATTGGCCGCCGCCCTGGGCGCATCGAATGCGCAGGTGGAACATGCCGCCGAAATAGGCATGGAGCATAACCTCGGAATGACCTGCGATCCCATCGGCGGGCTGGTGCAGATTCCCTGCATCGAACGGAACGCCATGGGAGGAGTGAAGGCTGTGCACGCCTGCCGCCTTGCGCTGAATGAAACCGAGGGCCACAAGGTATCGCTCGATCAGGTCATCCGCACCATGTATCTGACGGGACTCGACATGCAATCGCGCTACAAGGAAACGTCTCTGGCCGGCCTCGCTCTCAACGTAATCGAGTGCTGA
- a CDS encoding YifB family Mg chelatase-like AAA ATPase, translating into MLFKSLSAAVYGIDASIIDVEVDFSGIKTTEDRFHTVGLPDAAVRESRDRVRAAIKNSGFDIPPTHITINLAPADLKKEGAGFDLPMAIGILGAYGGLQLRDTSQFLLVGELGLDGGVRSVPGMLPVAIAARERGIKNLILPAANAAEAAVVEGVDVYPVTSLLQARELLNAAANGGITTPPFRIATENLLGELQHFSLDFKDVRGQQTAKRALEIAAAGSHNILMIGPPGSGKTMLAKRLPSILAALSFEEALETTKIHSVAGVLDPEAGLVTQRPFRSPHHTISDAGLIGGGAIPRPGEVSLSHNGVLFLDELPEFPRNVLEVMRQPLEDGTVTIARASMSLSFPARFMLAAAMNPCPCGYFNDKSRECRCTPPMIQRYISKVSGPLLDRIDIHIEVPAVQYKELRSGAAAEGSKEIRDRVLAARERQKQRFKSAGEKIYSNAQMGTRQIRTFCELAPDAERLLERAMQQQGLSARAHDRILKVARTIADLQGEPALNVGHIAEAIQYRTLDRSYWS; encoded by the coding sequence ATGCTTTTTAAGTCACTCAGTGCTGCTGTTTATGGCATCGACGCGAGCATCATCGATGTCGAGGTAGATTTTTCAGGTATCAAAACAACCGAAGATCGCTTTCACACGGTTGGCCTTCCGGACGCCGCTGTGCGCGAGAGCCGGGATCGCGTGCGTGCCGCAATCAAGAACTCCGGCTTCGACATTCCACCGACGCACATCACGATCAATCTGGCCCCGGCGGATCTCAAGAAAGAGGGAGCAGGCTTCGATCTGCCAATGGCTATTGGCATCCTCGGGGCCTATGGCGGCTTGCAACTGCGGGATACGAGCCAGTTCCTGCTGGTAGGAGAGCTTGGTCTGGATGGCGGCGTGCGTTCGGTTCCGGGGATGCTTCCGGTTGCCATCGCAGCGCGGGAGCGCGGAATCAAGAACCTGATTCTGCCCGCTGCCAACGCTGCCGAAGCAGCGGTGGTCGAAGGTGTGGATGTCTATCCTGTCACCTCTCTGCTGCAGGCGCGGGAACTGCTGAATGCGGCTGCCAACGGCGGTATCACCACTCCTCCCTTTCGCATTGCCACGGAAAACCTGCTGGGCGAGCTGCAGCATTTTTCTCTCGACTTCAAGGATGTGCGCGGACAGCAGACCGCCAAGCGTGCGCTGGAGATTGCGGCTGCGGGCAGCCACAACATCCTGATGATTGGCCCTCCGGGATCGGGCAAGACGATGCTGGCTAAACGGCTGCCATCGATCCTCGCTGCTCTGAGTTTTGAGGAGGCGCTGGAGACGACGAAGATTCACTCGGTCGCGGGCGTGCTGGATCCGGAAGCCGGTCTGGTCACGCAGCGTCCGTTTCGCTCTCCTCACCATACGATTTCGGATGCGGGACTGATTGGCGGAGGCGCTATCCCCCGGCCCGGCGAGGTTTCGCTGTCCCACAATGGAGTGTTGTTTCTCGACGAACTCCCGGAGTTTCCGCGCAATGTGCTCGAGGTAATGCGCCAGCCCCTCGAAGACGGCACCGTCACCATAGCGCGTGCTTCCATGTCGCTGAGCTTCCCGGCGCGCTTCATGCTTGCGGCGGCAATGAATCCCTGCCCTTGCGGATACTTCAACGACAAGTCCCGCGAATGTCGCTGTACGCCGCCGATGATCCAGCGCTACATCTCCAAGGTTTCCGGCCCATTATTGGACCGCATCGATATCCACATCGAGGTTCCGGCGGTGCAATACAAAGAGTTGCGATCCGGAGCTGCGGCAGAAGGTTCGAAAGAGATTCGCGATCGCGTGCTTGCGGCGCGGGAGCGGCAGAAGCAGCGCTTCAAGAGTGCGGGGGAGAAGATCTACTCCAATGCGCAGATGGGAACCCGTCAGATTCGCACCTTCTGCGAACTCGCGCCAGACGCCGAACGGCTGCTGGAACGCGCCATGCAGCAGCAGGGGCTGAGCGCGCGAGCCCATGATCGCATCCTGAAAGTGGCACGGACGATTGCCGATCTGCAGGGGGAGCCTGCCCTGAATGTAGGGCACATTGCCGAGGCGATCCAATACCGCACGCTCGACCGTAGCTATTGGAGCTAA
- a CDS encoding acetyl-CoA C-acetyltransferase, translated as MEEIVIVSAVRTPIGKFQGSLSDFSAVQLGALAVRETVRRATVDAASIDECILGNVVSAGLGQNPARQAAIRGGLPPEVSAMTINKVCGSGLKAIALAAQSIQTGNAETVVAGGMESMTNAPYLLPQGRSGFRMGNSTVVDSMIHDGLWDAFYDYHMGITGENVAEKYGITREEQDAYAVNSHCKAAAATREGRFSEEILPIEIPPKKKGEEPTLFAHDESIRENASLESLRALKPAFKKDGTVTAGNAPGVNDGAAAFVVTSARKAKELWLRPMAAIRAQATSGVDPKWVMLAPITGVKKLLERAGWPIESVDLFELNEAFAVQAIALTRELGIPPEKLNVNGGAVALGHPIGASGARCLVTLLHEMIRRDAHRGVVALCLGGGNSVALAVER; from the coding sequence ATGGAAGAAATTGTGATTGTCTCCGCTGTTCGAACACCGATCGGAAAATTTCAGGGCTCCCTCTCTGACTTTTCCGCTGTGCAACTGGGAGCGCTCGCAGTCCGTGAGACGGTCCGGCGCGCCACGGTGGATGCTGCGTCGATCGATGAGTGCATTCTCGGGAACGTTGTCTCTGCTGGCCTTGGCCAGAACCCCGCGCGGCAAGCGGCGATCCGCGGCGGTCTGCCGCCCGAGGTGAGCGCCATGACGATTAACAAGGTTTGCGGTTCCGGGCTAAAAGCGATCGCACTCGCAGCGCAATCCATCCAGACCGGGAACGCCGAGACGGTCGTTGCCGGCGGAATGGAATCGATGACGAACGCGCCGTACCTCCTGCCGCAGGGCCGCAGCGGTTTTCGCATGGGCAACTCCACCGTAGTGGATTCCATGATTCACGATGGCTTGTGGGATGCCTTCTACGACTACCACATGGGGATCACCGGCGAGAACGTGGCAGAGAAGTATGGCATCACCCGCGAAGAGCAGGATGCGTACGCGGTGAACTCCCATTGCAAGGCTGCGGCAGCCACTCGCGAAGGCCGCTTCTCCGAGGAGATTCTGCCGATCGAGATCCCCCCGAAAAAGAAGGGAGAGGAGCCCACCCTCTTCGCACACGATGAATCGATCCGCGAGAATGCGAGCCTCGAGTCTCTGCGCGCGCTGAAGCCTGCATTCAAAAAGGATGGAACGGTGACCGCCGGCAATGCTCCAGGGGTGAACGATGGAGCGGCCGCCTTCGTCGTCACATCGGCGCGCAAGGCAAAGGAGCTGTGGTTGCGGCCGATGGCTGCCATCCGCGCGCAGGCGACCAGCGGCGTGGATCCGAAGTGGGTCATGCTGGCTCCCATTACAGGCGTGAAGAAGCTGCTGGAGCGCGCCGGATGGCCGATCGAGAGCGTGGATCTCTTCGAATTGAACGAAGCATTCGCGGTGCAGGCGATTGCGCTGACTCGCGAGCTGGGTATCCCGCCGGAAAAGTTGAACGTCAATGGGGGGGCGGTCGCACTGGGACATCCTATCGGTGCCAGCGGAGCTCGCTGCCTGGTCACGCTACTGCATGAGATGATCCGTCGCGACGCGCATCGCGGAGTGGTGGCTTTGTGTCTCGGCGGCGGAAACTCTGTCGCCCTGGCCGTCGAGCGTTGA
- a CDS encoding tetratricopeptide repeat protein: MTRYCRQDVLRILRIHARQLRAWERAGLVASSELYTFQDLVQLRKLRDLRATRLSVASIRASISAMRSVSGMVNPLLEAGVIRAGSHVAFRYSGAMMDPIARQFVFDFESANEDRLAKVRESSSALAAREGRLQELFFAAIRNEEASQLKEASALYEQILEIDPDHAPACINLGTIHYNQRHYSRAEYLYRRATEADPGYALAFFDLGNVLDELQRLPDAIQAYCGAIRVAPGYADAHYNLALAYERTGERRKALRHWTTYIKLDPIGPWANHARCQARKILERESLTIVHRNGRALSPKTRATSFRPSVLPTA, from the coding sequence GTGACCCGATATTGCCGCCAGGATGTACTTCGGATTCTACGCATCCACGCCAGGCAACTCCGAGCGTGGGAGCGGGCGGGATTAGTTGCCTCCAGCGAGCTCTATACTTTTCAGGATCTGGTCCAGCTCAGAAAACTCCGCGATCTGCGTGCCACCCGTCTTTCAGTGGCCAGCATCCGCGCCTCCATCTCCGCCATGCGCAGCGTGTCAGGCATGGTCAATCCGCTGCTGGAGGCAGGAGTGATCCGCGCCGGTTCCCATGTAGCCTTCCGCTACAGTGGCGCAATGATGGACCCGATTGCACGGCAATTCGTCTTTGATTTTGAGTCTGCCAACGAGGACCGGCTGGCCAAAGTTCGCGAATCGTCCTCTGCCCTCGCTGCGCGCGAGGGCCGTTTGCAAGAGCTGTTCTTTGCGGCAATCCGCAACGAAGAGGCATCGCAGCTCAAGGAAGCCTCCGCGCTCTACGAACAAATTCTCGAAATCGATCCGGATCATGCACCGGCCTGCATCAACCTGGGAACCATTCACTACAATCAACGCCACTACAGCCGGGCGGAGTACCTCTACCGCCGCGCGACGGAAGCGGATCCAGGCTACGCTCTCGCCTTCTTTGACCTGGGAAACGTACTGGACGAACTCCAGCGCCTTCCGGACGCGATCCAGGCCTATTGCGGCGCGATTCGTGTAGCTCCAGGCTATGCGGATGCCCACTACAACCTCGCGCTGGCCTACGAGCGCACCGGAGAGCGCCGCAAAGCGCTTCGCCACTGGACAACCTACATCAAGCTGGACCCGATCGGCCCCTGGGCGAATCACGCCCGCTGCCAGGCGCGCAAGATTCTTGAGCGCGAGAGCTTGACGATTGTGCACCGCAACGGACGGGCTCTCTCCCCAAAAACCAGAGCTACGTCCTTTCGCCCCAGCGTTCTGCCCACCGCCTAG
- a CDS encoding DUF6599 family protein, which translates to MSLSTRFRSLVLTALLLSPVCLLAKPKASPAPPQPLLPADFAGWHLSSAAISAAQPQAADPANVDVLKEYGFVRFEQGDYTRDASKLRVRVIRFEDATGAYGAYTFYRRSGMPKEDIGQGGASDNNRVLFWTGNTVVDAAFDRVTSMSAAELRELAKDLPTPAGSTNVPPPLPRYLPADALEAQTTHYALGDAGYTRSGGVLPPRLIDFTRGAEAITAHYHLKSGDGTLTLLNYPTPQLAAGQEKAIQDFLAAGNTPQSGWPEALAESRTTALSVRRSGPMVAVTSGGFSADDAHRLASQVNYTAEVTWDHPQGYISEAAKAGRLLIGIATLSGILCGGTLLLGIFLGGARALYRRLRGKPASSMEEMEFISLNLRNY; encoded by the coding sequence ATGTCTCTCTCAACGCGCTTTCGTAGTCTTGTCCTTACCGCGCTTCTTCTGTCCCCCGTCTGCCTCCTGGCCAAGCCTAAAGCTTCTCCTGCGCCACCGCAGCCGCTGCTACCCGCCGACTTCGCGGGTTGGCATCTATCGAGCGCGGCGATCAGCGCCGCGCAGCCGCAGGCCGCCGATCCAGCCAATGTCGATGTGCTGAAGGAATACGGCTTTGTCCGCTTCGAGCAAGGAGATTACACGCGGGATGCAAGCAAGCTGCGTGTGCGCGTGATTCGTTTTGAAGACGCAACCGGGGCCTACGGAGCCTACACCTTCTATCGTCGCTCCGGCATGCCGAAGGAAGACATCGGCCAGGGCGGCGCATCGGATAACAACCGTGTTCTCTTCTGGACGGGCAACACCGTCGTAGACGCGGCTTTTGATCGCGTCACCAGCATGTCCGCCGCGGAGCTGCGCGAACTCGCGAAAGATCTGCCCACACCAGCAGGCTCAACGAATGTGCCACCGCCGTTGCCGCGCTATCTCCCTGCCGACGCGCTCGAAGCCCAGACCACGCACTATGCGCTGGGAGACGCCGGTTATACGCGGAGCGGTGGCGTCCTGCCTCCGCGCCTCATCGACTTCACTCGCGGGGCGGAGGCCATCACGGCCCACTACCACTTGAAGAGCGGAGACGGAACACTGACCCTCCTCAACTACCCCACGCCGCAGCTTGCCGCCGGGCAGGAGAAGGCGATCCAGGACTTCCTGGCAGCCGGCAACACTCCCCAGAGCGGATGGCCCGAAGCCCTTGCAGAGAGTAGGACCACTGCGCTCTCCGTACGCCGCAGCGGCCCCATGGTGGCGGTTACCAGCGGAGGCTTTTCCGCGGATGATGCCCACAGGCTCGCCTCGCAGGTGAACTACACTGCCGAAGTCACCTGGGATCATCCCCAGGGCTATATCAGCGAAGCAGCGAAGGCCGGCCGCCTGCTCATCGGCATCGCTACCCTGAGCGGCATCCTCTGCGGAGGCACGCTTCTGCTCGGAATATTTCTTGGGGGAGCCCGTGCGCTCTATCGCCGCCTGCGTGGGAAACCAGCCTCGTCGATGGAAGAGATGGAGTTCATCAGCCTGAACCTGCGGAATTACTAG
- a CDS encoding HEAT repeat domain-containing protein, protein MEHLTRSVSIRFMLPLLLLCLMPHHSICQEVQPKSSTSPELIPGDTNDDMDDPSELSLDAARKSVDAGKTLAWQVIEYSAKSARVTSRVAAMAAMGTMGNDPRVEKLVLTACEDTDREVRAAAVIAMGNTRDRTLIPRLRQALDDSAPEVSFNAAVALWIQGDRSGENVLYGVLKGEKKSGPGAVEKAKRDMQNPSTLARLGAEQGAYALLGPLGIGLDVAKALRKSSNSNPARVLAANLLVQSPTQNTKEQLIAALLDHDPFVRSAAARSLNAFHGDDVNQALITAFGDSKPAVRAMAAASYLLVNTPSRRSTVPRLHRRSRSSTPKQAPAQKP, encoded by the coding sequence ATGGAACATCTTACGAGAAGCGTCTCGATTCGATTTATGCTGCCGCTGCTGCTCCTCTGCCTGATGCCCCATCACAGCATCTGCCAGGAGGTTCAGCCGAAAAGCTCCACCAGCCCGGAGCTGATACCCGGCGACACCAACGACGATATGGATGACCCCTCCGAGCTGTCTTTGGATGCCGCGCGCAAAAGCGTGGATGCTGGTAAGACACTGGCATGGCAGGTAATTGAATACAGCGCGAAGAGCGCGAGGGTCACGTCGCGCGTCGCGGCGATGGCTGCGATGGGAACCATGGGCAACGATCCGCGGGTAGAGAAGTTGGTGCTGACCGCGTGTGAGGATACCGATCGAGAGGTGCGCGCTGCTGCCGTGATAGCCATGGGCAATACGCGAGACCGCACCCTGATCCCGCGGCTGCGGCAGGCACTCGACGATTCCGCGCCCGAGGTTAGCTTCAACGCCGCGGTGGCGCTTTGGATCCAGGGCGACCGCAGTGGAGAGAATGTGCTCTACGGGGTGCTCAAAGGAGAAAAGAAGAGCGGGCCCGGCGCAGTGGAGAAGGCAAAACGCGACATGCAGAATCCTTCGACGCTCGCCCGCCTTGGAGCGGAGCAGGGAGCCTATGCATTGCTCGGCCCGCTCGGCATCGGTCTGGATGTGGCAAAGGCGCTGCGTAAAAGCTCCAACAGCAACCCTGCCCGCGTGCTCGCCGCGAATCTTCTCGTTCAGAGTCCTACGCAGAACACCAAAGAGCAGCTTATCGCTGCGCTGTTGGATCATGACCCTTTCGTCCGCTCTGCGGCAGCACGTTCGCTCAACGCCTTTCACGGCGACGATGTGAATCAGGCGCTGATCACGGCCTTCGGGGATTCCAAGCCCGCCGTGCGCGCGATGGCAGCGGCTTCGTACCTGCTTGTCAACACGCCGTCCAGACGCAGTACCGTCCCGCGCCTCCACCGCCGCTCCCGTTCCTCGACGCCCAAACAGGCACCAGCCCAAAAGCCTTAA